From one Azospirillum ramasamyi genomic stretch:
- the nuoI gene encoding NADH-quinone oxidoreductase subunit NuoI, whose amino-acid sequence MAFLDRAARSLFLTELLGGMALTLRYMFKPKVTINYPYEKGPISSRFRGEHVLRRYANGEERCIACKLCEAVCPALAITIEAEPRDDGSRRTTRYDIDMTKCIYCGLCQEACPVDAVVMGPNFEFSTESREELFYNKQKLLANGDRWEAEIAQNLAAEAPYR is encoded by the coding sequence ATGGCGTTCCTCGACCGCGCGGCGCGCAGCCTGTTCCTGACCGAGCTGCTGGGCGGCATGGCGCTGACCTTGCGCTACATGTTCAAGCCCAAGGTCACGATCAACTATCCCTACGAGAAGGGCCCCATCAGCTCGCGCTTCCGCGGCGAGCATGTGCTCCGCCGCTATGCGAATGGCGAGGAGCGCTGCATCGCGTGCAAGCTCTGCGAAGCGGTGTGCCCGGCTCTCGCCATCACCATCGAGGCCGAACCGCGTGACGACGGCAGCCGCCGCACCACGCGCTACGACATCGACATGACCAAGTGCATCTACTGCGGCCTGTGCCAGGAGGCCTGCCCGGTCGACGCGGTGGTCATGGGGCCGAACTTCGAGTTCTCCACCGAATCCCGTGAAGAGCTCTTCTACAACAAGCAGAAGCTGCTGGCGAACGGCGACCGCTGGGAGGCGGAAATCGCCCAGAACCTCGCGGCCGAGGCTCCTTACCGGTAA
- the nuoH gene encoding NADH-quinone oxidoreductase subunit NuoH produces MAEFWSGFLLPLIIMVLQILAIIVPLLVAVAFMTYAERKIMGAMQLRQGPAIVGPFGLMQPFADGLKLFAKEQVLPEGANRIVFYIAPMLTFFLALIAWAVIPFDYGVVLSNINVGVLYLFAISSLGVYGIVMAGWASNSRYAFLGALRSAAQMVSYEVSMGLIIITVLLCVGSLNLTDIVHAQEKVWFAIPLLPMFVMFFISALAETNRAPFDLPEGESELVAGFMVEYSSAPFALFFLGEYANMILMSAMTSILFLGGWLPPLPFAPFTWVPGIVWFALKIALCLFTFVWVRATMPRYRYDQLMRLGWKVFLPFSLFWVVLTAGVLVTFDLLPK; encoded by the coding sequence ATGGCTGAGTTCTGGAGCGGCTTCCTCCTGCCGCTGATCATTATGGTCCTGCAAATCCTGGCGATCATCGTGCCGCTGCTGGTGGCCGTCGCCTTCATGACCTATGCCGAGCGCAAGATCATGGGCGCGATGCAGCTGCGCCAGGGGCCGGCAATCGTGGGCCCGTTCGGCCTGATGCAGCCCTTCGCCGACGGCCTGAAGCTGTTCGCGAAGGAGCAGGTTCTGCCGGAAGGCGCCAACCGCATCGTCTTCTACATCGCGCCGATGCTGACCTTCTTCCTGGCGCTGATCGCCTGGGCGGTCATCCCGTTCGACTACGGGGTGGTGCTGTCCAACATCAACGTCGGCGTGCTGTACCTGTTCGCGATTTCGTCGCTGGGCGTGTACGGCATCGTGATGGCCGGTTGGGCGTCGAACTCGCGCTACGCCTTCCTGGGCGCGCTGCGCTCCGCGGCGCAGATGGTGTCCTACGAGGTCTCGATGGGCCTCATCATCATCACCGTGCTGCTCTGCGTCGGCTCGCTGAACCTGACCGACATCGTGCACGCGCAGGAAAAGGTCTGGTTCGCCATCCCGCTGCTGCCGATGTTCGTGATGTTCTTCATCTCGGCGCTCGCGGAAACCAACCGCGCCCCCTTCGACCTGCCGGAAGGCGAGTCGGAACTGGTCGCCGGCTTCATGGTGGAGTACAGCTCCGCTCCCTTCGCGCTCTTCTTCCTTGGCGAATACGCCAACATGATCCTGATGAGCGCGATGACGAGCATCCTGTTCCTCGGCGGCTGGCTGCCCCCGCTGCCCTTCGCGCCCTTCACCTGGGTGCCGGGCATCGTGTGGTTCGCGCTGAAGATCGCGCTGTGCCTGTTCACCTTTGTCTGGGTTCGCGCCACCATGCCGCGCTACCGCTACGACCAGCTGATGCGGCTGGGTTGGAAGGTTTTCCTGCCCTTCTCGCTGTTCTGGGTCGTGCTGACCGCCGGCGTGCTGGTGACCTTCGACTTGCTGCCCAAGTAA
- the nuoG gene encoding NADH-quinone oxidoreductase subunit NuoG, protein MPKLTIDGIEIEVEPGTSILQACEQLGIEIPRFCYHERLSVPANCRMCLVEMERAPKPVASCAMPCGDGMVVRTNSETVLKARKGVMEFLLINHPLDCPICDQGGECDLQDQAMAYGFDRGRYGENKRAVKDKYMGPVIKTIMTRCIHCTRCIRFINEVAGVPDVGAVYRGEHMEITTFVEKAIGSELSGNLADVCPVGALTHKPYAFTARPWELRKTETIDVLDAVGSNIRVDARGAEVMRVLPRVNDDINEEWLNDKSRYSYDGLKRQRLDRPYIRQNGKLVPASWAEAFTAIAARLKGLPGNRIAAISGDLVDVEAQFALKELLSRLGSANLDCRQDGARFDTSVRAGYLFNSGIAGIEKADVILLVGTNPRWEGTLVNARIRKRYLAGGVTIASIGEQRDLTYPYSVIGSGPETLQQLVDGSHPFAETLRAAKNPMIIVGMGAFQRADGLAVQAAARLVGEAYGMFRDDWNGFNVLHTAAARVGGIEVGFLPGEGGRDVHGILDGASKGEIDVVYLLGADEIDMGRLGNAFVVYQGHHGDAGAHRADVILPGAAYTEKNAVYVNTEGRPQLARLAVFPPGEAREDWKIVRALSEVLGTTLPFDTHGQLRQRLMAANPIFGAVGEMTPAAWAPFGAQGPVDAAPFVTPISNFYMTDPISRASVTMANCTEALVGPAQERTGTHG, encoded by the coding sequence ATGCCGAAACTGACCATCGACGGGATCGAGATCGAGGTCGAACCGGGCACCTCGATCCTCCAGGCTTGCGAGCAGCTGGGGATCGAGATTCCGCGCTTCTGCTACCACGAGCGTCTCAGCGTGCCGGCCAACTGCCGCATGTGCCTGGTGGAGATGGAGCGCGCGCCCAAGCCGGTCGCGTCCTGCGCCATGCCCTGCGGCGACGGAATGGTCGTCCGCACCAACAGCGAGACCGTCCTGAAGGCCCGCAAGGGCGTCATGGAGTTCCTGCTGATCAACCACCCGCTGGATTGCCCGATCTGCGACCAGGGCGGCGAGTGCGATCTGCAGGACCAGGCCATGGCCTATGGCTTCGACCGCGGCCGCTACGGCGAGAACAAGCGGGCGGTCAAGGACAAGTATATGGGTCCGGTCATCAAGACCATCATGACCCGTTGCATCCATTGCACCCGCTGCATCCGCTTCATCAACGAAGTGGCCGGTGTTCCCGATGTCGGCGCCGTCTATCGCGGCGAGCATATGGAGATCACCACCTTCGTCGAGAAGGCGATCGGTTCGGAGCTGTCGGGCAACCTCGCCGACGTCTGCCCGGTCGGTGCGCTGACCCACAAGCCCTACGCCTTCACGGCGCGCCCGTGGGAACTGCGCAAGACCGAGACCATCGACGTCCTCGACGCCGTCGGCTCGAACATCCGCGTCGACGCCCGCGGCGCCGAGGTGATGCGCGTCCTGCCGCGCGTGAACGACGACATCAACGAGGAGTGGCTGAACGACAAGAGCCGCTACTCCTATGACGGTCTGAAGCGCCAGCGCCTGGACCGCCCCTACATCCGCCAGAACGGCAAGCTGGTCCCGGCCAGCTGGGCCGAGGCCTTCACCGCCATCGCGGCGCGCCTGAAGGGCCTGCCCGGCAACCGCATCGCCGCCATCTCCGGCGATCTGGTCGACGTCGAGGCGCAGTTCGCCCTGAAGGAGCTGCTGTCGCGTCTGGGGTCGGCGAATCTGGATTGCCGCCAGGACGGTGCGCGGTTCGACACCTCGGTGCGCGCCGGCTACCTGTTCAACTCGGGCATCGCCGGCATCGAGAAGGCCGACGTCATCCTGCTGGTCGGCACCAACCCGCGCTGGGAAGGCACGCTGGTCAACGCCCGCATCCGCAAGCGCTATCTGGCCGGCGGCGTCACCATCGCCTCCATCGGCGAGCAGCGTGACCTGACCTATCCCTACAGCGTGATCGGCTCCGGTCCGGAGACGCTGCAGCAGCTGGTCGACGGCAGCCATCCGTTCGCCGAGACCCTGCGCGCCGCCAAGAATCCGATGATCATCGTCGGCATGGGCGCCTTCCAGCGCGCCGACGGTCTGGCGGTGCAGGCCGCCGCCCGTCTGGTCGGCGAGGCCTACGGCATGTTCCGCGACGACTGGAACGGCTTCAACGTCCTGCACACCGCCGCGGCGCGTGTCGGCGGCATCGAAGTCGGCTTCCTGCCGGGCGAGGGCGGCCGCGACGTTCATGGCATCCTCGACGGCGCGTCGAAGGGCGAGATCGACGTGGTCTACCTGCTGGGCGCCGACGAGATCGACATGGGCCGGCTGGGCAACGCCTTCGTCGTCTATCAGGGCCATCACGGCGATGCCGGCGCCCATCGCGCCGACGTCATCCTGCCGGGTGCCGCCTACACCGAAAAGAACGCGGTCTACGTCAACACCGAAGGCCGTCCGCAGCTCGCCCGCCTCGCGGTCTTCCCGCCCGGCGAGGCGCGCGAGGACTGGAAGATCGTCCGCGCCCTGTCGGAAGTCCTGGGCACCACGCTGCCCTTCGACACCCACGGCCAGCTGCGCCAGCGTCTGATGGCGGCGAACCCGATCTTCGGCGCGGTCGGCGAGATGACCCCGGCCGCCTGGGCGCCCTTCGGCGCGCAGGGCCCGGTGGACGCCGCTCCCTTCGTGACGCCGATCTCCAACTTCTACATGACCGACCCGATCAGCCGGGCATCGGTGACGATGGCCAACTGCACGGAAGCGCTGGTGGGCCCTGCTCAGGAAAGGACTGGCACCCATGGCTGA
- the nuoF gene encoding NADH-quinone oxidoreductase subunit NuoF, whose protein sequence is MLRDEDRIFTNLYGYQDFGLEAARKRGDWDNTASFLAQGRDWIIEQVKESGLRGRGGAGFSTGMKWSFMPKNVTDKPVYLVINADEGEPGTCKDRDILRHDPHKLIEGCLIAGFAIGASACYIYIRGEFYNEGSNVQRAIDEAYAAGLIGKNACGTGYSYDVYIHRGAGAYICGEETALIESIEGKKGQPRNKPPFPAQAGLYSCPTTVNNVESIAVVPTILRRGASWFAGLGRPKNSGTKLFCISGHVNKPCNVEEEMGIPLKELIEKHAGGVRGGWDNLLGIIPGGSSVPVLPKSICDTVLMDFDSLREVQSGLGTAAVIVMDKSTDIVKAIARLSQFYAHESCGQCTPCREGTGWMSRVMQRMVTGNARMEEIDMLLQVTKQVEGHTICALGDAAAWPIQGLFRHFRPEVERRIQAYRNSAPLAAE, encoded by the coding sequence ATGCTTCGCGATGAGGACCGCATCTTCACCAACCTCTACGGCTACCAGGACTTCGGTCTCGAGGCGGCCCGCAAGCGCGGTGATTGGGACAACACGGCGTCCTTCCTGGCCCAGGGCCGGGATTGGATCATCGAGCAGGTGAAGGAATCGGGGCTGCGCGGCCGCGGCGGCGCCGGCTTCTCGACCGGCATGAAGTGGTCCTTCATGCCGAAGAACGTGACCGACAAGCCCGTCTACCTCGTCATCAACGCCGACGAGGGCGAGCCCGGCACCTGCAAGGACCGCGACATCCTGCGCCACGATCCGCACAAGCTGATCGAAGGCTGCCTGATCGCCGGTTTCGCCATCGGTGCCAGCGCCTGCTACATCTACATCCGCGGCGAGTTCTACAACGAGGGTTCCAACGTCCAGCGCGCCATCGACGAGGCGTATGCTGCGGGGCTGATCGGCAAGAACGCCTGCGGCACCGGCTACAGCTACGACGTCTACATCCACCGCGGTGCGGGCGCGTATATCTGCGGCGAGGAAACCGCGCTCATCGAGTCGATCGAGGGCAAGAAGGGCCAGCCGCGCAACAAGCCGCCGTTCCCCGCCCAGGCCGGTCTCTATTCCTGCCCGACCACGGTGAACAACGTCGAATCCATCGCGGTGGTTCCCACCATCCTGCGTCGCGGCGCCTCCTGGTTCGCCGGCCTCGGCCGTCCGAAGAACTCGGGCACCAAGCTCTTCTGCATCTCCGGGCACGTCAACAAGCCGTGCAACGTGGAAGAGGAGATGGGCATCCCGCTGAAGGAGCTGATCGAGAAGCATGCCGGCGGCGTGCGCGGCGGCTGGGACAACCTGCTGGGCATCATCCCCGGCGGCTCGTCGGTTCCGGTCCTGCCGAAGTCGATCTGCGACACCGTCCTGATGGACTTCGATAGCCTGCGCGAAGTGCAGTCCGGCCTCGGCACCGCCGCTGTGATCGTGATGGACAAGTCCACCGACATCGTGAAGGCCATCGCCCGCCTGTCGCAGTTCTACGCGCATGAGTCCTGCGGCCAGTGCACGCCGTGCCGCGAGGGCACCGGCTGGATGAGCCGCGTCATGCAGCGCATGGTCACCGGCAATGCGCGCATGGAAGAGATCGACATGCTGCTGCAGGTCACCAAGCAGGTCGAGGGCCACACCATCTGCGCGCTCGGCGACGCCGCCGCCTGGCCGATCCAGGGCCTGTTCCGCCACTTCCGTCCGGAGGTCGAGCGGCGCATCCAGGCCTACCGCAACAGCGCCCCGCTGGCGGCCGAGTAA
- the nuoE gene encoding NADH-quinone oxidoreductase subunit NuoE, producing MSAPASDHGHAEPTSFTFTPENLELAKRIIAKYPEGKQASACMPLLDVAQRQNGGWLPRVAMDAVADLLGMPRIRVYEVATFYTMYNKNPVGRHHIQVCTTTPCWLRGSDDIVHTCKKKLGIEVGETTADGQFTLGEVECSGACVNAPVVQIGDDYYEDVAPEHMERILDALARGETPKPGSQIGRQSSEPVGGPTTLKAFTTAQAGATTQADD from the coding sequence ATGAGCGCGCCCGCTTCCGATCACGGCCACGCCGAGCCGACCAGCTTCACCTTCACTCCGGAAAACCTGGAGCTGGCGAAGCGCATCATCGCCAAATACCCGGAGGGCAAGCAGGCCAGCGCCTGCATGCCGCTGCTGGACGTGGCCCAGCGCCAGAACGGCGGCTGGCTGCCGCGCGTCGCCATGGACGCCGTGGCCGACCTGCTCGGCATGCCGCGCATCCGCGTGTACGAGGTCGCGACCTTCTACACGATGTACAACAAGAACCCGGTCGGCAGGCACCACATCCAGGTCTGCACCACCACGCCCTGCTGGCTGCGCGGGTCGGACGACATCGTCCACACCTGCAAGAAGAAGCTCGGCATCGAGGTGGGCGAGACCACGGCCGACGGCCAGTTCACCCTGGGCGAGGTCGAATGCTCGGGCGCCTGCGTCAACGCCCCGGTCGTGCAGATCGGTGACGATTACTACGAAGACGTGGCCCCGGAGCACATGGAACGCATCCTCGACGCGCTGGCGCGCGGCGAGACGCCGAAGCCCGGTTCGCAGATCGGCCGTCAGTCCTCGGAGCCGGTCGGCGGCCCGACGACGCTGAAGGCTTTCACCACCGCGCAAGCGGGCGCCACCACGCAAGCGGACGATTGA
- a CDS encoding NADH-quinone oxidoreductase subunit D, whose amino-acid sequence MNFGPQHPAAHGVLRLVMELNGEVVERCDPHIGLLHRGTEKLIEYKTYVQAVPYFDRLDYVSPMCMEHAYVLGIENLLQIKAPLRAQYIRVLFSEITRILNHILSITTGALDVGAITPALWGFEEREILMEFYERVSGARLHANYFRPGGVAWDLPDGLLDDIWAFTERFPKFMDDLESLLSENRIFKQRTVDIGIVTKEEALDWAFTGPMLRGSGVAWDLRKSQPYEVYDRMEFDVPVGLTGDCWARYLVRMEEMRQSLRIIRQCCKEMPAGPYKIEDRKVSPPPRGEMKRSMEALIHHFKLFTEGFHVPAGETYTAIEAPKGEFGVYLVSDGTNKPYRCKIRAPGFAHLQGLDFMSKGHMLADAVANIASMDIVFGEIDR is encoded by the coding sequence ATGAATTTCGGGCCGCAGCACCCGGCCGCCCACGGCGTGCTCCGTCTGGTGATGGAGCTGAACGGCGAGGTGGTGGAGCGCTGCGATCCGCATATCGGCCTGCTGCACCGCGGCACCGAAAAGCTGATCGAGTACAAGACCTACGTCCAGGCCGTGCCGTATTTCGACCGCCTGGACTATGTCAGCCCGATGTGCATGGAGCACGCCTATGTGCTCGGCATCGAGAACCTGCTGCAGATCAAGGCGCCGCTGCGCGCCCAGTACATCCGCGTGCTGTTCTCGGAGATCACGCGCATCCTGAACCACATCCTGTCGATCACGACGGGTGCGCTCGACGTCGGCGCCATCACGCCGGCCCTGTGGGGCTTCGAGGAACGCGAAATCCTCATGGAGTTCTACGAGCGGGTTTCGGGCGCCCGTCTGCACGCCAACTATTTCCGGCCGGGCGGCGTCGCCTGGGACCTGCCGGACGGGCTGCTGGACGACATCTGGGCCTTCACCGAGCGTTTTCCGAAGTTCATGGACGACCTCGAGAGCCTGCTGAGCGAGAACCGCATCTTCAAGCAGCGCACGGTCGACATCGGCATCGTCACCAAGGAGGAGGCGCTCGACTGGGCCTTCACCGGTCCGATGCTGCGCGGCTCCGGCGTCGCCTGGGATCTGCGCAAGTCGCAGCCCTACGAGGTCTACGACCGCATGGAGTTCGACGTCCCGGTCGGCCTGACCGGCGACTGCTGGGCGCGCTATCTCGTGCGCATGGAGGAGATGCGGCAGTCGCTGCGCATCATCCGCCAGTGCTGCAAGGAGATGCCGGCCGGTCCGTACAAGATCGAGGACCGCAAGGTGTCGCCGCCGCCGCGCGGCGAGATGAAGCGCTCGATGGAAGCGCTGATCCACCACTTCAAGCTCTTCACCGAGGGCTTCCACGTCCCCGCCGGCGAGACCTACACCGCCATCGAAGCGCCCAAGGGCGAGTTCGGCGTGTATCTGGTGTCCGACGGCACCAACAAGCCCTACCGCTGCAAGATCCGCGCGCCGGGCTTCGCCCATCTTCAGGGCCTGGACTTCATGTCGAAGGGTCACATGCTGGCCGACGCCGTCGCCAACATCGCCTCGATGGACATCGTTTTCGGAGAAATCGATCGATGA
- a CDS encoding NADH-quinone oxidoreductase subunit C: MSEQALKELGDVIAAKLGGDVLKVEVRLGELMVTVKRPAILTVLTALRDDPAIRFEQLTDITAVDYPDRVERFEVVYQLLSYTHNRRMRVKLATDEDTPVPSAVAVFSAANWFEREVWDLFGIFFENHPDLRRILTDYGFEGHPFRKDFPLTGYVEARYDEDQKRVIYEPVRLTQDFRAFDFLSPWEGMTNVMLPGDEKAALQDGSKKP, from the coding sequence ATGTCCGAACAGGCGTTGAAGGAACTCGGGGACGTCATCGCGGCCAAACTCGGCGGCGACGTCCTGAAGGTCGAGGTGAGGCTCGGCGAGCTGATGGTGACGGTCAAACGGCCGGCCATCCTGACGGTGCTCACCGCGCTGCGCGACGATCCGGCCATCCGGTTCGAGCAGCTGACCGACATCACCGCGGTCGATTACCCGGACCGCGTCGAGCGGTTCGAGGTCGTCTATCAGCTGCTCAGCTACACCCACAACCGTCGCATGCGCGTGAAGCTGGCGACCGACGAGGACACCCCCGTCCCGTCGGCCGTTGCCGTCTTCAGCGCCGCCAACTGGTTCGAGCGCGAGGTTTGGGACCTGTTCGGCATCTTCTTCGAGAATCACCCGGACCTGCGCCGCATCCTCACCGACTACGGGTTCGAGGGGCACCCCTTCCGCAAGGACTTCCCGCTGACCGGCTATGTCGAAGCCCGGTACGACGAGGACCAGAAGCGCGTGATCTACGAGCCGGTTCGTCTGACCCAGGATTTCCGCGCCTTCGACTTCCTCAGCCCGTGGGAAGGCATGACCAACGTCATGCTGCCCGGCGATGAGAAGGCGGCCCTCCAGGACGGGAGCAAGAAGCCGTGA
- a CDS encoding NuoB/complex I 20 kDa subunit family protein: MGVEVAKPLAPIPPGPEQDAYIRAVSDEIQDKGFVLAKYEDLLAWARTGSLWPMTFGLACCAVEMIHAYMSRYDLDRFGVIPRPSPRQSDCMIVAGTLTNKMAPALRKVYDQMPEPRWVISMGSCANGGGYYHYSYAVVRGCDRIVPVDIYVPGCPPTAEALIYGILQLQKKIKRGNRIAR; the protein is encoded by the coding sequence ATGGGAGTAGAGGTCGCCAAGCCGCTGGCGCCGATTCCGCCCGGACCGGAACAGGACGCCTACATCCGCGCGGTCTCCGACGAGATCCAGGACAAGGGCTTCGTGCTGGCGAAGTACGAGGACCTGCTGGCCTGGGCCCGGACGGGCTCGCTGTGGCCGATGACCTTCGGTCTGGCCTGCTGCGCGGTGGAGATGATCCACGCCTATATGAGCCGGTATGACCTGGACCGTTTCGGCGTGATCCCGCGTCCCAGCCCGCGCCAGTCCGACTGCATGATCGTCGCCGGCACCCTGACCAACAAGATGGCCCCCGCGCTCCGCAAGGTCTACGACCAGATGCCGGAACCGCGCTGGGTGATCTCCATGGGGTCCTGCGCCAACGGCGGCGGTTATTATCACTATTCCTACGCCGTGGTTCGTGGCTGCGACCGGATCGTTCCGGTCGACATCTATGTGCCCGGCTGCCCGCCGACGGCGGAGGCGCTGATCTACGGCATCCTCCAGCTCCAGAAGAAGATCAAGCGCGGCAATCGCATCGCCCGCTGA
- a CDS encoding NADH-quinone oxidoreductase subunit A codes for MSTPLIIEYLPILVFLLIGIALAAVMVGASYVISPKNPDAEKVSPYECGFEPFEDARTKFDVRFYLVSILFIIFDLEVAFLFPWAIALGDIGLFGFWSMMLFLGILTIGFIYEWKKGALEWE; via the coding sequence GTGTCGACTCCGCTGATCATTGAGTATCTTCCGATCCTGGTGTTTCTGCTGATCGGCATCGCGCTGGCCGCGGTGATGGTTGGGGCATCCTACGTCATCAGCCCGAAGAACCCGGACGCCGAGAAGGTATCCCCCTACGAATGCGGCTTCGAGCCATTCGAGGATGCGCGCACCAAGTTCGACGTGCGGTTCTATCTGGTCTCGATCCTGTTCATCATCTTCGACCTTGAAGTCGCCTTCCTGTTCCCGTGGGCCATCGCCCTCGGCGACATCGGGCTGTTCGGCTTCTGGTCGATGATGCTGTTCCTGGGCATCCTGACCATCGGCTTCATCTATGAGTGGAAGAAAGGAGCTCTGGAATGGGAGTAG
- a CDS encoding DsbA family oxidoreductase: MLIETFADLICPWCYIGKRRLDRALAQRPGLRPEIRWQPFQLNPDMPRSGMSRDDYLAAKFGGGERARQIHRVVEDTAARDGLPLALDRIQRTPNSFDAHRLVRIAGRHGLGNAMADALFAAYFVEGVDIGDRDALASVAAGLGMDFVETRRQLSTDAETASVHAADALARQMGLQAVPCYIFNRRYALSGAQEPASFLPLLDLGSEEPENLSVVSC, translated from the coding sequence ATGCTGATCGAAACCTTCGCCGACCTGATCTGCCCCTGGTGCTACATCGGCAAGCGCCGGCTCGACCGCGCGCTTGCCCAGCGGCCCGGCCTGCGACCCGAAATCCGCTGGCAGCCCTTCCAGCTGAACCCGGACATGCCGCGTTCAGGAATGTCGCGCGATGATTATCTGGCCGCGAAGTTCGGCGGCGGGGAGCGGGCACGGCAGATCCACCGGGTGGTGGAGGATACGGCGGCGCGCGACGGGCTGCCGCTGGCGCTCGACCGCATCCAGCGCACGCCCAACAGCTTCGACGCGCACCGGCTGGTCCGCATCGCCGGACGCCATGGGTTGGGCAACGCGATGGCCGATGCGCTGTTCGCCGCCTATTTCGTCGAGGGCGTGGACATCGGCGACCGGGACGCGCTGGCCAGCGTCGCCGCCGGGCTGGGCATGGATTTCGTCGAGACGCGGCGCCAGCTGTCCACCGACGCCGAAACGGCTTCGGTGCATGCCGCCGACGCGCTGGCCCGCCAGATGGGGTTGCAGGCGGTGCCCTGCTACATCTTCAACCGCCGCTACGCGCTGTCCGGCGCGCAGGAACCGGCGAGCTTCCTGCCGCTGCTCGACCTCGGCAGCGAAGAACCGGAGAATCTGTCGGTCGTCTCCTGCTGA